The following is a genomic window from Strongyloides ratti genome assembly S_ratti_ED321, chromosome : 1.
agaaaagttaacataaattatttttcattttatttaaaaatgacaataaaagataataatcaaaaaattttaatatttatttatataataagatttcttactaaatatacattattttctattaaatgagaactataatattaaaaaaaatttttaatttctatctaattatatttatatttatttttatatgtattataCTATTCaatgttgatttttttactaaaaataaaagaaatataaaaaaattattatataacaatacatataaaaaaataaaaactattaaaattattgataatttttataatggtTTTAATGAGTATAGATATAcggtaaaatataaaatggtATCATGTTTTgttcataaaaatatgtgTACTGTTATGAGTGAAATACTCTGTCTTATTCAATATCCTAAACTATATAACAATGGTAGAAAAATAACTGatcaaatttataaaaatagaacttgtaaaaatgttaatgaaaaaaattctattaatttcatttatgAATCAACAACAGAATCGAAAACAAATAAATCATggatttatttaatgattataaGAAATCCAATTGATAGATTTATCTCTGGATTTATAGATCGTTGTGATAATGATCATATAGATATGTTTTCACCAAAATATTGTTATGGttgtagaaaaaatttaacatgtgctttaaataatatttataatagaatgtcattattgttttttaacaaatatttattaatcaaaaatcCTGATGATTACCATTTTGCACCTCAAACATGGAGATGTAATCTTCAAAAagattttcatttatttacttttcttAATTATTCTCAACCAGTAACATTTTATTCTTCacttataaaagtattagGTGAAAGAAATGTTGATAAGAagttaatagaaaaaatatctaaTGAATTACAATTTTCAAGAACTTACCATTCAACAATAACTTCAAACAaacatcaaaaaattattaataaactaAATAGTAATCCTGATTTGATGGCATTACTAATtagtatttattattatgattttataacttttaattatactatcccaaattttaattatcagataatttaaaaatttctacattaaaattcaaaattatatacactttttaaatattaaaataccaatttttttattatttttattattttttattaatgataaaatttgtaaatattttatttgttactttattattttttatcattatcacatggatagataatataaatacaactatcattataagaaataaaaaaaatattgaaacaaatttacaaaatgaatatttattaaatttaaatacaacaaaaattaattttccaGTAGAATGGCATTGTGGAGTAACAgctaaacaaaaaaatgcttcattagatattttaatagagGGAATAATTggaaaacaattatttattgcTAAAGAATCAGCAATAATAACTccagataaaaatattccattaaataatatttttatatttgttccttttgataaaaaatctaATATATTTGGTAGTATTCGTTTTCTCCATAGCGTCAATAGATGTTGCATTGACTATTATACTTgcaattcaaaaaattttgaaactCTTGATTGTGGttatacatattattattgtctTGGAAATACTTTTCAAAACATAAGTAATCCATTACATATTCTTGGTTATTGGTTAGAATTTTATAAGTTAACTGTTAATCCTTATGATCATTATCTAATTATTGAATCATTGAATAAAgacaatttttaatcatatttatttttagtaatattaatttatatataatttttttttattaatcaatcaataaaatatctttttttaatatatctaaattttaccaattttgtcattttttaaaattaaatattatataataatatatatttaatgaaacctaaaatatttaacatattctattaatagatataataaaatttttgaatacatatattaatatatctttatttaaaaagagttgatgaattttatgaataaaaaaaatggtagatattatataataaagatacATACAATAATGTTGGTGGTCTAAATTACATCGCATTTATACTTTTctctttaattatttaatacataCAACATTAACCATCTAATGAatcatttcttttataattcaaattaacaattaattttcattataattaaGTCATTACCtaaaaattcatattttttaaatatctatctaataaaaaattatgaatgttaccaattctttaaatacttcaaattatattaaaaaagaagttaTTAATGAAATGTCCAATGATAATACAACAAACattgatttaataaataattccAGAAAAAGTAGTGTTATGTTATCGAATTATCGTCTTCAAACTCATGTAACTGTTAAGAAGTTTAAAGAATTATACCTTGCTGGAGagttaaatgataatattttaacaccGAAACATAAAACTATATGTAAAGatagtaatattaatattgttaaaaaagtatCAACTTTAAAACAAGAATGTAATGTCAAAAGAATGATTAAACTACCatcaagaaaaaaatttcaaattgGTGCACAAGATAAATTTGAAATGGCTAAATTTATTGCTGGTAGTATTCATTTTAATTCATTAGCCTATAATATGACGACAAATAGCTGTTTTGTTCATAATGAAACGTCTGAAGgatgtttaaaatttattattccaCTTATACCATCACAACAGACTCATACTTTGAAAAGAATTGATGGTGATTCtaatgaaatttttgaaatagaAATTAAATTGCCACATTCTGCCATTGGAAGAATTTACCCGGATTCAACAAAAATAAGAATTAttcttgataaaaatattgatagtAATTGGATATC
Proteins encoded in this region:
- a CDS encoding Sulfotransferase family-containing protein gives rise to the protein MVSCFVHKNMCTVMSEILCLIQYPKLYNNGRKITDQIYKNRTCKNVNEKNSINFIYESTTESKTNKSWIYLMIIRNPIDRFISGFIDRCDNDHIDMFSPKYCYGCRKNLTCALNNIYNRMSLLFFNKYLLIKNPDDYHFAPQTWRCNLQKDFHLFTFLNYSQPVTFYSSLIKVLGERNVDKKLIEKISNELQFSRTYHSTITSNKHQKIINKLNSNPDLMALLIIEWHCGVTAKQKNASLDILIEGIIGKQLFIAKESAIITPDKNIPLNNIFIFVPFDKKSNIFGSIRFLHSVNRCCIDYYTCNSKNFETLDCGYTYYYCLGNTFQNISNPLHILGYWLEFYKLTVNPYDHYLIIESLNKDNF